The Acidithiobacillus thiooxidans ATCC 19377 DNA window ATGGCCAACCCATATTGATCCACCACACCCGAAGCTGAAACGACTGCGGCATGGAGATAGCTCAAAAAATAGCTGGAAACTGACATCAGGATTTGGGGTTCGTACGTGATAAGCAAACGGGTAACATTCTGGTCAGCGTATGATCGCGAAGCACGTAATGATGATAAAGTGCTGCCAGGCTATGAATAACGATTAAAAACGCCAGCGTCAACGCTACTGCTGCATGCCATTGCAATACAGTAGAAAAAGCAAAGTGGGGATCGGCGGTAATGGGAAGCGGCATATGCCATGCCAGAATCGTCAAGCCCTTACCCAGAAGCCCCATTATCCAGATACCGATGGCGCATTCAACGAAAATGAGCCCATAAAACGCACCATGGACCATCTTGGCCCATAGCTGGTGACTTGGTTGTGCGCCTGCGCCTGATCTGCGTCCAGTAATGACCCGTACAATAAATAACGACAGCGTGAGCAATAAAATAAGCAGCCCAATCTCTTCATGCACCACAATGGCACTTGCCAGATGGTCTTGCAGCCAGGCTATACGTAAGTTGGCAGCACCCAATAGGCCCTGAAAAACAATCAGCACGGCGATCAACCAATGCAATACTTTGAACAGAGCACTCTCCTCAGTCACCGAAGATCCTGTAACTTTTTCAAGCCCATTTTTTGCCATTCAGACTCCTTTTAAATATTTCTATGCTTATAAAAAACTAATCTACGGCATGCAGTTGTAGCTTTATGTTGGGTAGCCAGGAATTTTCCGAAAAACTACGATCTTGTGCGAGCTTCTCCAGGGTTTTCAGGGCTACGCGATGATTCTGATTTGGCAACCAGAGAGTCGCCTGCTTTTCCGATTTCAGAATGCTGCGATTCGCAACGTGGTGTCCATACCATTTTTCAACACCGGCAAAAAGTCCTTGTGGTGGATGTTCCGCAGCATGAAGCATGAGATGATAGATGTGCGGGTGGCGTAAACCGGCAATGCCTACCAACCATAACCAGGATTGCTCTGCTGAAGTTAAATTCTTGAACCAGGCAGGTGCAGCGGCAACACATTCTGCCTTTTTGCCAACAATGGCTGTAAGGTAAGGCGCCTCTGGAATATGGGCGACATGCCTAATTGACTGCGGCTGGTCTATATACAGGGCAACCTTTTGCCTGGACCATGATTCTGCAGTGTGAGCCGAAGTCTGCATGTCACGATTTGTGATGGCATGCTCCTTGAGATAGTCGCAAGCCGCTGTGGAATGCAAAAAAACATGTCCAGCAGCGGGTTGAGCCACCAAGGGGCCACCAATCAGGGCAAGCATATATAGCAACTTGCACAGAGTGTTTAGGATGTCGTAATGACATTGATTTCGGGCCGTGACCATTTATTGGTTATTCCATCCCTAGCAATGCTGATGAATATACCAGATTTTATGAAGGGTTTTTTTCATAGATCGGGCATCATGTAGAGCTGCTTTGAAATGATGCGCTTTTACAGCTAAAATAGCGTCATATCCCAGTCGTTCCGCCTTGTTTTTCAGTATTTTTGTTTCATAGTGAGGATTTTGCGGAGCATGATCCTCATGGGCCACGGCATCAACCGAGCTGAAACACAAAACACTTGCGGTTACTATCTGAATTATCGTTTTCCAGTTTGTCTTTAAGCTCATGAGAATCCCCCTGTGCTAATCGATTTAACCAGAGATGAATCCCTTCGGGAGAGCCGTACGGGCCGCCTCAGCTCCCAATAGTTCTGGCTGATCTCATAAGTCTTGTGCGACTGTTGTGATGGAAAATAGGTGTGTGAAAATGACCACCTTTTTGAGTATTGTGGAATCCGCTGCACATTCTTTTGCCCAATGGGACGCCTTCCCAGATTTCTCATACTGGATGGTGTCCTGAATGCCCATACAGGCATGCATTCTTCCTCTAAATATTCCCGAATCTTCCGGACGAATCGTTTTGACGCCATAGAAGAACGCAATATTGCCGGAGATTGTTGCTGTTCAAACCAGCGTGCTGGATGATTTTGCGCACGAGCTGCCGGTGATGCAGTGGCCAGACGAGCGTTGAGTTCATCGCCATCCTCAGCCAACGCGCCAATAGCGGTTTGCATCAGTGCAAACCAAGTTGGACTGATTCCATTGATACGACCAGCCTGTGCGTGTAGACCTGTTATGACCTGGCTTTCTACCCAATTCCGTTGGGCGGAAGACAGTCCGAGTTTGTCCAGGTAATGTGTCGCAGCAATGGGTAGTCTGACAGTGTCGGTAGACGGGTCGTTACTGGGTCGAACTGGATGCAGAATATCGAAATTATCCGGGCTTCTATACATTATGCTGCCTCCTTTTGAGGGGGTAATAAATATAACCAGGTATCACTAAGCACTTTCCCTTTTGAAGCCAGAAATAGGCTGATGTTACGGGGTTGATGTCTGGCTGGGAGAATCTGGGCGTTCACCTGCCATTGGTGCTTCAAGGGATTGAATCGTACTGACGAATGGAGAATATGTACCCCTGCTCCGACCGTAAAATGGGCGTGCATAGGGGTTTGTGCGGGGAGATGACCCAATCCATCTCCGGCGAAATCCACCACCAATGTCTTGGCGCCCTTCATGTGCGGATCGTTACCCAGAAAGGTAGCGACTGGATGCCCGCCAGATGGGAGCTGTTTGTCGTTCCGGAAAAACCGGATCTGGTAATGCACCCGCAGTGATTCACCCGGTCGCAGGGGTTTCGCGGGGACCCAAAAGGTCACCATGTTATCCGTATTACGGTTGTTTGTCGGCAATTCTACCAGCTCCACCTGTCCTTTCCCCCAGTGATTAAGCGGGTGAATCCAGACGCTGGGCCTTTTTTGATACTGTGTAATTAATCCTTCGTAGTTAGAAAAGCGGCGATCCTGTTGAAAGAATCCGAAACCAATGGGGTTATTGAGAAGATAACGAGTCACCTGGATGTGCAGAGGGTTATTCAACGGTCTTGTGATCCATTGACCATCACGGGCCGCCATGATCAGATCGCTGGAATCATGTTGTTGAGGGTGCCAGTCCCCGGCTCTAATACCTCGACCACGACCATGCCAGTACATGCTTGAAAGCGGTGCAATTTCAAGCTGTTTGATTTTTTTGCGCGGGTACAAAACGGCCCGTACGCGAATGCGTGTACTTTTTCCAGGGATTACCGTAAACCGGTAGGCCCCGGTTATTACAGGGCTATTCAGCAGGGCATAAATGATCATGTGCCGCGCTCCGAGCTTGGGTCGTTGCAACCAGAACTCCTGGAAATAAGGAAAAATTTCACCGGAAGGTAAGGCCGTATCTATTCCAAGGCCTCTGGCTGAAGTTCCATAGACGGCGCCCTTGCCGACAGCACGGAAATAACTGGCACCGAGGAAAGACACAAACTCGTTGTGGTAAGGAGGAGTATCCAGTGGGTAAAGCAAAGAAAATCCTGCGTATCCTCCTTTACGCGGGAGTTGCGATTGACTAACTACCCCATGGGTAGCAAACAGCCTGGCACTGTAGGGCAGCGGAAAGGACTGTCCGTGCTGAATAACATTCATTTGTACGGGATGGACAAAGGTATGCCCCAGTGGATAAAACACGACTTCAAACGGTAAATCCTGCCCCTTCCAGAGGGGGTGTACGTCCAGAATCCGACCATATGCCTGTGGGCTCAGCCTGCGCAGATATTGGCCAGCGGAAATGGGGCGCGGTTTCCAAGCTCTGCGGGACAACTTTTGTGCAGATTTCTGGACATTTGCAAAGGAAAAAGGATCTGCAAATGCAGTAGAAACGCCTGAAAGCGCAAATATCGCACCTAATCCCAGCACAGCATAAGAGAAAAGCGGGTTTTTATTTTTTGAGACAAAAATAAACATAATAGAACTTCAGCAAATTCTATGCCAAATATATAATCACATGATTACCATGCTGTAAATGTTGAGCACAAAATATTTACTGCGGCTTATGTCGCTGTATGGCTACGGTCATATTTTCAATTTTTGATCACAGTTTTTTCTTATATTAAAAAAATATAAAATAAAATCATCTAGTTGATTGTGATAATAGGTTATTTTATAAAAACATAAAAATGTCGCCAATAAGCGACATTTAACCATTTAATCCTGTCTGTGCGAAGCTGTTATAACTGGCAGAGAAATAAACCTGCAATATATTCTATACGCTATAGGACATAAGAAAATCGCATGATAAAAATTTCATGCAATAGTGGTATAACTCACCAATGATCTGAATACAGGACGGCATTGGAGCCAATCCCATATTTACGGAATTTTATAAATAAGGGGGTCATATAGGCCAGAGACGAGCAACGCTAGTGTAGTGTTGCATTCTGTTTGCTGCTTAAATGGCTGTTGGCGCGAATGACTTTTTGCAGGATGTCGCGGGCGGTTTTGGTCCAGATGAAAGGTTTGGGATGGGTGTTGTGGTGGTCGATGTACCCCTCAATGGCCTGGATGAGTTCAGGCACACTGGTGAACACCCCACGACGTAACCGCTGGGTCGTGATATCCCGAAAGAAACGCTCGACCATGTTGAGCCAGGATGCCGAAGTGGGCGTAAAGTGCATGTGAATACGCGGGTGCTTGTCGAGCCACGCCTGTACTACCGGGTGTTTATGGGTCGCATAGTTGTCGGCGATCAAATGCAGAGCCTTGTCCTTGGGCGTCTGCCGATCAATTTTCTTCAGGAACTTCAGCCATTCCACATGGGTATGGCGCTGTTGACACTGTCCGATGACCTGACCATCCAGCACGTTGAGGGCGGCAAACAAGGTCGTGGTACCATTACGTTTGTAGTCGTGGGTCATCGTTTCTGCGCGGCCCTTTTTGAGGGGAAGTCCCGGTTGGGTCCGGTCCAGGGCCTGCACCTGACTTTTTTCATCCGCGCAGAGCACCAAGGCATGCTCCGGGGGAGACATATACAACCCCACAATATCTTCCAGCTTTTCCACAAAATGCGGGTCACGTGACACCTTGAAACCACGCAGCAGATGAGGCTTGAGGCCATGCTTGCGCCAATGCCGTGACACACTGGCGGCACTGACACCCAGTTCTGCCGCCATCCTACGCGTACTCCAATGCGTCATCGCTTCCGGCTTACTCTGCGTGGTCAATTCTACCAGACGGGCCACATCCACTTTCACCGGAGGGGCGCCGCGCGGTAAATCGCGTTCAATGCCCGACAAGCGGTGTTCCAGATAACGCTTGCGCCAACGTGCGACTTGCAGGCGATCCACCCCCAGGCGCTCCGCAATTTCTTTGTTCTGCAAGCCCTCTGCCGCCAGCAATATCATCCGTGCCCGTAATGACAAGCGGACACTGCTTAATCGGGAGGCGACTATACGGGACAACTCGGACCGCTCTTCGCTGGTTAAAGTGACTGTGGGCGCAACTCGCAAGGCTCGACTCCATTCATACCCTCAACATGGAGCTATTTTATCATCATAAACCTTAAGTTTCACCAAGAATGCAACACTACACTAGTGTGGTGTTGCACTCTTGGTGAAACTTAAGGTTTATGATGATAAAACAGCTCCATGTGGATGTGGCCCGTCTGGTAGAATTGACCACGCAGAGTAAGCCGGAGATGAAAAAAGTCAGGTACAGGCCCTGGACCGGACCCAACCGGGACTTCCCCTCAAAAAGGGCCGCGCAGAAACGATGACCCACGACTACAAACGTAATGGCACTACGACCTTGTTTGCCGCACTCAACGTGCTGGATGGCCAGGTCATCGGGCAGTGTCAACAGCGACATACCCATGTGGAATGGCTGAAGTTCCTGAAGAAAATTGATCGGCAGACGCCCAAGGACAAGGCTCTGCATCTGATCGCCGACAACTATGCGACCCATAAACACCCGGTAGTACAGGCGTGGCTCGACAAGCACCCGCGTATTCACATGCACTTTACGCCCACTTCAGCATCCTGGCTCAACATGGTCGAGCGTTTCTTTCGGGATATCACGACCCAGCGATTACGTCGTGGGGTGTTCACCAGTGTGCCTGAACTCATCCAGGCCATTGAGGGGTACATCGACCACCACAACACCCATCCCAAATCCTTCATCTTGACCAAAACCGCCCGCGACATCCTGCAAAAGGTCATTCGCGCCAACAGCCACTTAAGCAGCAAACAGAATGCAACACTACACTAGGAACAGTGATGACCTTATGGTTGGCCCCGGTGTTATATGTCGTGTGGATGACAAAAAGACCAAAAACTTACAATTAGTAAATCTAACAGCAAGATTATTAAGAAAGATTCACCATGCCTAGTGGATCTGTTGTCTTGTTAATAGAGGACATTAATAACGGTTCCAAACAACGAGCCCCATGACAAGCGGCTCGTTTTGTTTTGGCTGTTAAGATGCGCCAGGCCCTCCAGGGGGCGGTCCGCCTGGCCCACCCGGTGAAGGCGGTCCACCCATAGGTCCTTGGTGGGGTGGCTGTTGAGGTCCAGGTCCTCCAGGCCCCCCCTGTGGCGGCCCTCCTCTCGGGCCAGATTGAGGCCCTTGCGGGGGTCCTCCTGCTGGTTCTGGCTGGAACCGAGGCCCTCCATGGCCAGGACCTGGTCTTCCGGGTGGTGGACCTGGTTGTGGACCGAACTCCGGCCCACCGGGTTGTGGTCTCCCCGGAAGCCCAAAGCCCTGTCCACCGGGAGGAGGCCCAGGCGGAGGCGGTTGTGGTGCGCCAGGCGGAGTCGGTGGCGGTGGTTGAACCCCCAGATAATTAAAATAAGTGCCAGGTAGTGGTGGCGGCGGTGCTCCTGCCGGCGGAGGCGGAGGCGGAGGCGCTCCTGCCGGCAGGGGCGGGGGCGGTGCAGGATAATACTGGTAGTATGTCTGCGGGTAGTAATACCACATCATGTACTGCGCATAGAGTGGCTGACTGTAATAGCTGGTATACGCTGAGGGCGGCTCAAAGTAGCCGTATTGCTGGGGCCAGCCCGTGTTACCTAGATTGATCCCGAGATCGCCCAGTATGACACTGATATCAAACGGCGCAGCGGACGCCGGCGTAGAGAGGGATAAAACCCCTAATCCGGCAAGGCCTATGGCGATACTGAGTACAATGGGTTTACGCGGCATAGCAAATCCTCTCTTACTGGTTTAGTGGATGAAGCCGAACTTGTTCCCGGACTGTTGCTTATGGAAGGGATGGCGGTGGATTACCTACCTGTAGCCATAGTTGTACTGACCAGGTCCCTGGCCGGGAGGAGGAGGCGACGGTGGCGGCGGTGGATGACCGTAGCCGTTGTTATACCGACCAGGTGGAGGTGGCTGGTTATACCCTGGATGTCCATATCGGCCGTAGGGGCCATAAGCACAGCCTGAGAGCGCCAAAATACCCAAGGTAACTGCAGCGATTTTTCTAGTTGAAATAGGCATAGCTTATTCTCCCGTGTTTTTACCATCCATGAATATGGGGCGTCATGAGGAAGTTATCAACAAATATTCCAGACCAGACACCGACTAAGGGCGGGGTTTTCTATATCAGGGAAACACTACAGCAGCCTGATATGCGCTTTGTGGCGGTCAAGAGTGAGGAATAATAATTCTTCCTGTCGTTAAGGGGATTATCTCTTCCGGCAAGAAACAAGCGAACGTCTTTGTTATCTGCCAACATGGCACCGGTGGGACGAACGGCCGTATCGGCGCGAGGATTTTCCTCATCAGGGCTTGCATGCAGAATGACTAATGCTTGGCTCATGGGAGTTACGCCTGTTCGGATACTTCGGGGATGCGGTTCTTGAACCGCAAACGTAATCCATAAGCCTGACAGGTACGATCAATTTTGCGGATGGAAAACTATGGAAGACTGTACAGTTGACGCCTTATGGCCTACCAGTTCGCATCATCTTTGGTTTTTACAGCCTGGATCTACGAGAATCATAGCCAGATGAAAGCCTTAGATGTTGGCTATAACCTCGAATGAGCAAATTTCTACGGACTATTGTCTGATAGAGAAATCCTTGAACAGGAGGTTACGATGTCTGGAACGGATATAAAAACTGCAAATCCTGCCCCTTCATGGGTCCCCACTTCGAACCGTGAATCAAAATTAGTCGGCGCGCGCTGAAAATCCGCTAACACCGCATCCAGACGCTCCCACCGCTTTTTGTAGCGCGCCTCGCCGTCAGGCCAGTGCTCATATCCACGAAAGGTATCTTTCAAAAACTCCCGCCAGGCGCGACAGTAGTCAGCGAGTTTTCTGCGCATATTTCGCATTATTGTCGCCCCTCCTATTGGCACCTTCATCGTATTCAGTTGCACTTATCACTGATCCGCGTATATGAAACGGAAAATATGCATAAAGTTGCGCCTTGTCAGTGTTCCTGGATTTCAACAAACTTGCATCCTGACAGAGCAAGAAGAGGGAAATATAGTGAACACAAACGATCATAACAACCCACGATTGATGCGACTTCCCGAAGTCATGTCCATGGTCGCGCTGCGACGCTCGTCCATTTACGGGCTCATTGGGAAAGGGCCATTCCCCGCTCCACGAAAAATCGGACGTGCTAGCGTTTGGTCATCAGCCGAAGCCCAACAATGGATTGAGGATTTCTTGCAAGTCAAAGAGGCGAGTGACCAGCAATGCGTGCCAGAGGAAAAGGGTAGAATTGATCAAGTTCTCCCTGAGGGGTAGATCGAAGAACCGGCCTCAGTCGCAAACTCTGACCACATCTACATCAGCTTCCGGCGCAAGTCGAATAGGTCCGAACGTTGGTACGCTGCCTCAATCTTGTTCGGGTTGGTGTGGGCAAGCGCTTGCTCCAATGCTGCGGCCGGGAAATGGGTTTGCTCAGCGCCCCAGTCTCGAAAAGAGCTGCGAAATCCATGTACGGTCACATCGGTGATCACGCTGTGAAGCACCTTGTTCACGGCCACATCTGACAGCGATCCGCCACGGGCGCCGGGGAAGATCCTGGGAGTGTTGTCCATTCTCCAGGCCTGCATCTGGTTCAAAATAGCCATGGCGGCATCCGACAGGGGCACCCGGTGCGGTTTTGCGGCCTTCATGCGCATGCCGGGTATCGTCCAGATTATTGTGTCTAGATCGAACTCTTCCCGGGTGGCACCACGGGACTCCCCAGAACGGGCGGCCGTCAGAATGGTAAACTGCAAACAATAGGCAGAGATATGCGATTTATCCCGCAATGCTCCCATGATACGGGAAATATCGGTGTAAGCTGAAGCTGCGTGATGCTGGCGCTTACTCACCTTGTCAGGTTCTGGTAACATCTTGTTCAATATGCCTTTCCATCGTGCCGGATTTCGGGTGCCATCACACCAGTCATGTACAGCGGCATAATCCAAAACCGCCTCAATCCGCTGACGCACTTTGCTTGCCGTTTCTGTTTTGGTCGTCCAGATAGGCAGTAGGATTGATTTCACATCCGCCAGCGTCACCTCTGCTGGGGATTTGGCCCCGATAACCGGGAAGGCATAGTCACGCAGGGTGTTAATTCATTGTTGCGCGTGTTTGGCATTTTTC harbors:
- a CDS encoding cytochrome b; this encodes MAKNGLEKVTGSSVTEESALFKVLHWLIAVLIVFQGLLGAANLRIAWLQDHLASAIVVHEEIGLLILLLTLSLFIVRVITGRRSGAGAQPSHQLWAKMVHGAFYGLIFVECAIGIWIMGLLGKGLTILAWHMPLPITADPHFAFSTVLQWHAAVALTLAFLIVIHSLAALYHHYVLRDHTLTRMLPVCLSRTNPKS
- a CDS encoding AlpA family phage regulatory protein; the protein is MRLPEVMSMVALRRSSIYGLIGKGPFPAPRKIGRASVWSSAEAQQWIEDFLQVKEASDQQCVPEEKGRIDQVLPEG
- a CDS encoding glucan biosynthesis protein — its product is MFIFVSKNKNPLFSYAVLGLGAIFALSGVSTAFADPFSFANVQKSAQKLSRRAWKPRPISAGQYLRRLSPQAYGRILDVHPLWKGQDLPFEVVFYPLGHTFVHPVQMNVIQHGQSFPLPYSARLFATHGVVSQSQLPRKGGYAGFSLLYPLDTPPYHNEFVSFLGASYFRAVGKGAVYGTSARGLGIDTALPSGEIFPYFQEFWLQRPKLGARHMIIYALLNSPVITGAYRFTVIPGKSTRIRVRAVLYPRKKIKQLEIAPLSSMYWHGRGRGIRAGDWHPQQHDSSDLIMAARDGQWITRPLNNPLHIQVTRYLLNNPIGFGFFQQDRRFSNYEGLITQYQKRPSVWIHPLNHWGKGQVELVELPTNNRNTDNMVTFWVPAKPLRPGESLRVHYQIRFFRNDKQLPSGGHPVATFLGNDPHMKGAKTLVVDFAGDGLGHLPAQTPMHAHFTVGAGVHILHSSVRFNPLKHQWQVNAQILPARHQPRNISLFLASKGKVLSDTWLYLLPPQKEAA
- a CDS encoding tyrosine-type recombinase/integrase, encoding MNTLRDYAFPVIGAKSPAEVTLADVKSILLPIWTTKTETASKVRQRIEAVLDYAAVHDWCDGTRNPARWKGILNKMLPEPDKVSKRQHHAASAYTDISRIMGALRDKSHISAYCLQFTILTAARSGESRGATREEFDLDTIIWTIPGMRMKAAKPHRVPLSDAAMAILNQMQAWRMDNTPRIFPGARGGSLSDVAVNKVLHSVITDVTVHGFRSSFRDWGAEQTHFPAAALEQALAHTNPNKIEAAYQRSDLFDLRRKLM
- a CDS encoding IS630 family transposase; the encoded protein is MRVAPTVTLTSEERSELSRIVASRLSSVRLSLRARMILLAAEGLQNKEIAERLGVDRLQVARWRKRYLEHRLSGIERDLPRGAPPVKVDVARLVELTTQSKPEAMTHWSTRRMAAELGVSAASVSRHWRKHGLKPHLLRGFKVSRDPHFVEKLEDIVGLYMSPPEHALVLCADEKSQVQALDRTQPGLPLKKGRAETMTHDYKRNGTTTLFAALNVLDGQVIGQCQQRHTHVEWLKFLKKIDRQTPKDKALHLIADNYATHKHPVVQAWLDKHPRIHMHFTPTSASWLNMVERFFRDITTQRLRRGVFTSVPELIQAIEGYIDHHNTHPKPFIWTKTARDILQKVIRANSHLSSKQNATLH